In a genomic window of Saccharothrix sp. HUAS TT1:
- a CDS encoding sensor histidine kinase, which yields MTPQSTTALGRLRRYTWWSVVAGGAVVGLGTVLDLVFNGHGPVATPLLAVAVVVVIVQHTRYLRQAMSGLGRGEDRRWEHAATFAVALAAWGAVSADDGFLPVWAALPALVVAHVAAIMPAGRRWPVVGVMSALSIAVGGLFGGEQARPAVVLAASMTAVLVFADVLQLWIWDLVVQHEQGRRTAEALAVAEERLRFAADLHDIQGHHLQAIALKGELAQRLIGRDDDLARRHAGEVAELARTALRETRDVVQGYRRASLGTEIANAVGVLRAAGIETTVEGDAAGVPPPLQPLFGALVREGTTNVLRHSRARRCAVLIDVVDGQVRVRLRNDGVRVDAAAGSEGSGAGLAGLRERFATVGGRVEVGVTDPEGFELVGRAGVGR from the coding sequence GTGACACCGCAGAGCACGACCGCCCTGGGCAGGCTCCGCCGCTACACGTGGTGGTCGGTCGTGGCGGGCGGCGCGGTGGTCGGCCTCGGCACGGTCCTCGACCTGGTCTTCAACGGCCACGGCCCGGTCGCCACGCCGCTGCTGGCGGTGGCCGTGGTGGTCGTGATCGTGCAGCACACCCGCTACCTGCGGCAGGCGATGAGCGGGTTGGGCCGCGGCGAGGACCGGCGGTGGGAGCACGCGGCGACGTTCGCGGTGGCGCTGGCGGCGTGGGGCGCGGTGAGCGCCGACGACGGGTTCCTGCCGGTGTGGGCCGCGCTGCCCGCCCTGGTGGTCGCGCACGTGGCCGCGATCATGCCCGCCGGGCGGCGGTGGCCGGTCGTCGGCGTGATGTCGGCGCTGTCCATCGCGGTCGGCGGCCTGTTCGGCGGCGAGCAGGCCCGGCCGGCGGTCGTGCTGGCGGCTTCGATGACTGCCGTGCTGGTGTTCGCCGACGTGCTCCAGCTGTGGATCTGGGACCTGGTGGTGCAGCACGAGCAGGGCCGGCGGACCGCCGAGGCGCTGGCGGTGGCCGAGGAGCGGCTGCGGTTCGCCGCCGACCTGCACGACATCCAGGGCCACCACCTGCAGGCCATCGCGTTGAAGGGCGAGCTGGCGCAGCGGCTGATCGGCCGGGACGACGACCTGGCCCGGCGGCACGCGGGCGAGGTGGCGGAGCTGGCGCGGACGGCGTTGCGGGAGACCCGCGACGTGGTGCAGGGCTACCGGCGGGCCAGCCTGGGCACCGAGATCGCCAACGCGGTCGGCGTGCTGCGGGCGGCGGGCATCGAGACGACCGTCGAGGGTGACGCGGCGGGCGTGCCGCCGCCGTTGCAGCCGCTGTTCGGCGCGCTGGTCCGGGAGGGGACGACGAACGTGCTGCGGCACAGCCGGGCGCGGCGGTGCGCCGTGCTGATCGACGTCGTGGACGGGCAGGTGCGCGTGCGGCTGCGCAACGACGGCGTGCGCGTGGACGCCGCGGCCGGGAGCGAGGGGTCCGGCGCGGGGCTGGCCGGGCTGCGCGAGCGGTTCGCCACGGTCGGCGGGCGGGTCGAGGTGGGCGTCACCGACCCGGAGGGGTTCGAGCTGGTCGGCCGGGCCGGGGTGGGCCGGTGA
- a CDS encoding DNA-binding response regulator gives MIRVVLADDEDLIRGALAALLELEDDITVVAQASDGDAAVAEVRRHEPDIAVFDLEMPRRDGVLAAEAVRGLAGVAVVIVTRHARPGVLRRALSAGVRGFVPKTTPAAQLASILRDVHAGRRYVDSEIAAAALTEGACPLTARELDVLRHALRGGTVADIAREAHLAAGTVRNYLSSAMTKLGVRTRYEAARLAWEEGWI, from the coding sequence GTGATCCGGGTGGTGCTGGCCGATGACGAGGACCTGATCCGGGGCGCGCTGGCGGCGTTGCTGGAGCTGGAGGACGACATCACCGTGGTCGCACAGGCCAGCGACGGCGACGCGGCGGTCGCGGAGGTCCGGCGGCACGAGCCCGACATCGCCGTGTTCGACCTGGAGATGCCCCGCCGGGACGGCGTGCTCGCGGCCGAGGCGGTGCGCGGGCTGGCCGGCGTCGCGGTGGTCATCGTGACCCGGCACGCGCGGCCCGGCGTGCTGCGGCGGGCGTTGAGCGCGGGCGTGCGCGGGTTCGTGCCGAAGACGACGCCGGCCGCGCAGCTCGCCTCGATCCTGCGCGACGTGCACGCCGGCCGGCGGTACGTGGACTCCGAGATCGCCGCCGCCGCGCTGACCGAGGGCGCGTGCCCGCTGACCGCGCGGGAGCTGGACGTGCTCCGGCACGCGCTGCGCGGCGGCACGGTGGCCGACATCGCCCGGGAGGCGCACCTGGCCGCCGGGACGGTGCGCAACTACCTGTCGTCGGCGATGACGAAGCTCGGCGTGCGCACCCGCTACGAGGCCGCCCGGCTGGCCTGGGAGGAGGGCTGGATCTGA
- a CDS encoding aldehyde dehydrogenase — MTDMRVDALDVHSPVDGRLIVRLPTATDEDVAGSVLTAREAQPGWAMTPASERGAALKAAAVAILDHANDLAHLLHAETGRPFESARDGVLAGASTLEQYAELGPVHRGRSLLGSHDAADFMVPEPRGVVVALTPWNDPVAVSCGLLGAALVTGNSVVHKPSERCPQTGVLLAQLMVDHFPPGVLQSLTGDGEVGAALAASPHVDVVAHVGGTATGRSIAAACARTGAKALLENGGNDPLLVDAGVDPVWAAEQAAIGAFTNAGQLCTSVERVFVHRDVAAEFLAALCEQARRWNADPQPLVDVRLRDHVHAHVVEAVADGAQLLVGGEVDDREGAYYPATVLDRCTPDMRVMREETFGPVVPVRVVPSFEDGLAEACVDEHGLAATVLTGSMAHAQRAWRELPVGTVKVNAVFGGAPGGAAQPRRLSGTGFGYGPELLDEMTTVKVVHLGQAQIQPSSQASRAAS; from the coding sequence ATGACGGACATGCGTGTCGATGCGCTCGACGTCCACAGCCCGGTGGACGGTCGGCTGATCGTTCGACTGCCCACCGCCACGGACGAGGACGTGGCCGGTTCGGTGCTCACCGCGCGTGAGGCGCAGCCCGGTTGGGCGATGACGCCCGCCTCCGAACGGGGGGCCGCGCTCAAGGCCGCCGCGGTCGCGATCCTGGACCACGCGAACGACCTGGCGCACCTCCTGCACGCCGAGACCGGCCGCCCGTTCGAGTCCGCGCGGGACGGTGTGCTGGCCGGTGCGTCCACGTTGGAGCAGTACGCGGAACTGGGCCCGGTCCACCGCGGCCGGTCGCTGCTCGGCTCGCACGACGCGGCGGACTTCATGGTGCCCGAACCTCGGGGCGTGGTGGTCGCGCTGACGCCGTGGAACGACCCGGTCGCGGTGTCCTGCGGGCTGCTCGGCGCGGCCCTGGTGACCGGCAACTCCGTGGTGCACAAGCCCAGCGAGCGCTGCCCGCAGACGGGTGTGCTGCTCGCGCAGCTCATGGTCGACCACTTCCCGCCGGGCGTGCTCCAGAGCCTCACCGGCGACGGCGAGGTGGGCGCGGCGCTGGCCGCGTCACCGCACGTGGACGTCGTCGCGCACGTCGGCGGCACGGCCACCGGCCGCTCGATCGCCGCCGCCTGCGCCCGGACCGGCGCGAAGGCGCTGCTGGAGAACGGCGGCAACGACCCGCTGCTGGTCGACGCGGGCGTGGACCCGGTGTGGGCGGCCGAGCAGGCCGCGATCGGCGCGTTCACCAACGCCGGGCAGCTGTGCACGTCGGTGGAGCGGGTCTTCGTGCACCGGGACGTGGCGGCGGAGTTCCTGGCCGCGCTGTGCGAGCAGGCCCGCCGCTGGAACGCCGACCCCCAGCCGCTGGTCGACGTGCGGCTGCGGGACCACGTGCACGCGCACGTCGTCGAGGCGGTGGCCGACGGCGCCCAGCTGCTGGTCGGCGGCGAGGTGGACGACCGCGAGGGCGCGTACTACCCGGCGACCGTCCTCGACCGCTGCACGCCGGACATGCGGGTGATGCGGGAGGAGACGTTCGGCCCGGTCGTGCCGGTGCGCGTGGTGCCGTCGTTCGAGGACGGCCTGGCCGAGGCGTGCGTGGACGAGCACGGGCTGGCCGCGACCGTGCTGACCGGGTCGATGGCGCACGCGCAGCGGGCGTGGCGGGAGCTGCCGGTCGGCACGGTGAAGGTCAACGCGGTGTTCGGCGGCGCGCCCGGCGGCGCGGCCCAGCCGCGCCGGCTGTCCGGCACCGGCTTCGGCTACGGGCCCGAGCTGCTGGACGAGATGACGACGGTGAAGGTCGTGCACCTCGGGCAGGCTCAGATCCAGCCCTCCTCCCAGGCCAGCCGGGCGGCCTCGTAG
- a CDS encoding ChaB family protein encodes MPGSEELPSTIARSSKKAQRTWIEAHDSAVKTYGEGERSHRTAFAALKHSFEKVGDHWEPKEKKGPSDAQAARSTPKRGRTAGGVDANASKQHLYDVAKRLDVPGRSTMTKQQLVEAIGKANNRKTAKARS; translated from the coding sequence ATGCCCGGAAGCGAGGAGCTGCCCAGCACGATCGCGCGCTCGTCCAAGAAGGCGCAGCGGACGTGGATCGAGGCGCACGACTCGGCCGTCAAGACCTACGGCGAGGGCGAGCGCTCGCACCGCACCGCGTTCGCCGCGCTGAAGCACTCGTTCGAGAAGGTCGGCGACCACTGGGAGCCCAAGGAGAAGAAGGGCCCGTCGGACGCGCAGGCCGCGCGCAGCACGCCGAAGCGGGGCAGGACCGCGGGCGGCGTGGACGCCAACGCCAGCAAGCAGCACCTGTACGACGTGGCCAAGAGGCTGGACGTGCCCGGCCGGTCGACCATGACCAAGCAGCAGCTGGTGGAGGCGATCGGCAAGGCGAACAACCGCAAGACCGCGAAGGCCCGGTCCTAG
- a CDS encoding anthrone oxygenase family protein, translating into MASRSPWAALARLGQAHWFFGNLYEAAVDVPRLVADAEREPRLLGPGSPLRYYAPAAPVTVAATGAALVEAWRSGGDRRAVATSAAGTLVAAGLTGYLVRAVNLRLLRGGTPPGADERRRLLRTWHRLNLVRLAALAVAALALRRSRGVRAPATPGR; encoded by the coding sequence ATGGCATCCCGGTCACCGTGGGCCGCGCTGGCCCGGCTCGGCCAAGCCCACTGGTTCTTCGGCAACCTCTACGAGGCCGCGGTCGACGTGCCCCGGCTGGTGGCCGACGCCGAGCGGGAACCGCGGCTGCTCGGGCCCGGCAGCCCGCTGCGCTACTACGCCCCGGCGGCGCCCGTGACGGTCGCGGCCACCGGGGCGGCCCTGGTGGAAGCCTGGCGATCGGGTGGTGACCGGCGTGCCGTCGCGACCTCGGCGGCGGGCACGCTGGTCGCCGCCGGGCTCACCGGGTACCTGGTCAGGGCGGTGAACCTGCGGCTGCTGCGCGGTGGGACGCCGCCGGGCGCGGACGAGCGGCGGCGGTTGCTCCGGACCTGGCACCGGCTCAACCTGGTCCGCCTCGCCGCGCTCGCCGTGGCCGCGCTCGCCCTGCGCCGGTCGCGAGGGGTCAGGGCTCCAGCCACCCCCGGTCGGTGA